The proteins below come from a single Ictalurus furcatus strain D&B chromosome 15, Billie_1.0, whole genome shotgun sequence genomic window:
- the nemp1 gene encoding nuclear envelope integral membrane protein 1 has product MAGCMKMKEEFHSGNVRTRGVVFIVLFFIQLFEPTLATRSIIDIKDGQAVRSFEAEHFCYINPTPAPGWKETWTRIQVKVWSTKELKVMVVKDEEELEELEHFSFWSMVQHWMHEKTNETTVSISLFSQKTCFRVDPSDHFVSYTVKSSRKFDIYLFVVFLAGVLLFFFADILSRSQVFYYSAGMSTGMIASLIILIFILGRFLPKKSPFYLLIAGGWSFSLYVIQLVFKNLQLILKEHWHLAIGYATVVGFVSFAVCYRHGPLVEERSINILSWTLQIFGMLLIYAGTQVQQVALAIMVAAFCSKNLEYPITMAFSLYKKLKPKLRWKPEPRRLLTEEEYQKQAEVETQKALEELRKQCSSPDFSTWKTVSRLQSPKRFAEFIEGSPHLMPNEVSVHAQKYGLGGLLFEEEEFSTDEEDEGEAWRTEEDEKPNASSPWRNIERKN; this is encoded by the exons ATGGCGGGATGCATGAAAATGAAGGAAGAGTTTCATTCTGGAAATGTTAGAACGAGAGGCGtcgtgtttattgttttgttttttattcaactTTTTGAGCCCACACTCG cTACACGCAGCATTATCGATATTAAAGATGGACAAGCGGTGAGATCCTTTGAAGCTGAACACTTTTGCTACATCAACCCAACCCCTGCTCCTGGATGGAAGGAGACCTGGACAAGGATCCAA GTCAAAGTCTGGAGCACCAAGGAGCTGAAGGTGATGGTGGTAAAGGatgaagaggagctggaggagcTTGAACATTTCAGTTTCTGGTCCATGGTGCAGCACTGGATGCACGAGAAGACTAACGAGACCACCGTGAGCATCAGCCTTTTCAGCCAGAAGACCTGTTTCCGCGTGGATCCTTCAGATCACTTCGTGTCGTACACAGTCAAATCCAGCCGAA AATTTGACATCTACCTGTTTGTGGTGTTCCTGGCTGGAGTCCTGCTGTTCTTCTTCGCAGATATACTCAGCAG GAGTCAGGTGTTCTACTACTCGGCAGGAATGAGTACGGGCATGATAGCCtccctcatcatcctcatcttcatcctggGACGTTTTTTACCAAAG AAAAGTCCTTTCTACTTGCTGATTGCGGGAGGCTGGTCCTTCTCTTTGTACGTGATCCAGCTCGTGTTTAAGAACCTGCAGCTCATCCTCAAAGAGCACTGGCACCTGGCTATAG GCTATGCCACAGTCGTGGGGTTCGTCAGCTTCGCGGTGTGTTACCGCCACGGGCCGCTGGTGGAGGAGCGCAGTATTAACATCCTGTCCTGGACACTGCAGATATTCGGCATGCTGCTGATATACGCTGGCACTCAggtccagcaggtggcgctagcAATCATGGTGGCTGCTTTCTGCTCGAAGAATCTGGAGTACCCAATAACCATGGCATTTAGTCTGTACAA GAAGCTGAAGCCGAAGCTGCGCTGGAAACCGGAGCCTCGACGCCTGTTGACGGAGGAGGAGTACCAAAAACAGGCTGAGGTGGAGACTCAGAAAGCTCTGGAAGAGCTGAGGAAGCAGTGCAGTAGTCCCGACTTCAGCACCTGGAAAACTGTGTCCAGACTGCAGTCTCCCAAGAG GTTTGCAGAGTTCATCGAGGGCTCTCCACATCTAATGCCCAACGAAGTCTCAGTCCATGCTCAGAAGTACGGTTTGGGCGGATTGCTGTTCGAGGAGGAGGAGTTCTCCACAGACGAGGAAGACGAGGGAGAAGCATGGCGGACCGAGGAGGACGAGAAACCTAACGCGTCTTCGCCCTGGAGAAACATTGAGAGAAAGAATTGA
- the nlrp12l gene encoding NACHT, LRR and PYD domains-containing protein 12, whose product MNHCGESAPKVPRLDKLDGPSCLSVKSSNSMLEPIAFKKAASLIQGTTCQSSLPEPVISTTKDIYKDQRNHAAGFAKSDSPAVTEVKLHYEHKNRLKAKFQNIYHELTIPGQATFLNDVYTELYITESDSGNVRMEHEVRQIEMISRTQTRVEIPIKCNDIFKPIHGHGKPIRSVLTKGVAGIGKTVSVQKFVLDWAEGKANQDIGFIYPLAFRELNLMKGERFSLIKLLQCFTMGTLEATDPQSRKVLFVLDGLDECRFPLDFQNNRRVSDAAEHVSLDVLLTNLINGNLLPDALLWITSRPAAANQIPPQCIDLVSEVRGFNDPQKEEYLRKRISDKKLASRIIAHIKSSRSLFIMCHIPVFCWLSSAVLERTISSLDGEEVPKTLTQMYIHFLLIQTRTKNHRYSDRNEGPSDDDMIVKLGKLAFQQLEKGNLIFYEDDLRTCGIDVKEAVVYSGVCSQIFKEECALTQSKVYCFVHLSIQEFLAAVYVFLMCKCKNWNVLDQTSCTTTDATQALIDMHRNAIDRALKSENGHLDLFLRFLLGLSLESNQTLLHSLLPQVGPSLQNTEATVEYIKMKIEENSSTEKSVNLFYCLNELNELSIVKEVQRYLSSESSSKLSLAQWSALVFVLLTSETKLDVFDLKKYIRSDEGLVRLMLVVKASEIALLDNCGLTERCCKALGSALSLDSSNLRELNLSGNSIGDTGLRLLTEGLGNVKSKLKKLSLSYCRITPQGCFTMASQLLPRLPHLKVLDLSENSLRQTGIQSLATHLKNPECKLETLRLKDCRVTPEGSRALASALILNPSHLKELDLHWNNPGDDPGVEQLAAVMRDPLSKLEVLWLSYGLLTEKTCEALASVLSCSAAHLKAVDLSGNSIQDTGVELLSAGLRSPHCKLEILRLAFCDITEGGATALASALTANPITLKELDLSENPVGDCGLKALSNVIRDFNCRLHTLRLRQSGVTEDGCAALASALSSNPSCLRELNLGNNKLTEAAIKSLCDVLDNGIFQLELNECCLTESCCGSLASVLLKECSSLKVLNLGGNNLQDSGVKTLCGGLGSPNCKLEMLRLFNCGVSEKGCEFLASVLSGKHSVLKELDLSGNNLKDTDTKLLNVLIEDPSNKLDQLNLY is encoded by the exons ATGAATCACTGTGGAGAAAGTGCTCCTAAAGTTCCCAG GTTGGACAAGTTGGATGGACCGAGCTGCCTCTCTGTGAAGAGTTCAAATTCAATGTTGGAGCcaattgcatttaaaaaagcaGCTTCTCTCATACAAGG AACTACTTGTCAATCATCACTGCCTGAACCTGTGATTTCAACAACCAAGGACATTTACAAAGACCAAAG GAATCATGCTGCTGGCTTTGCGAAGTCTGACTCTCCTGCAGTTACTGAAGTAAAGCTGCATTATGAGCATAAAAATAGGCTAAAAGCAAAATTTCAGAACATTTACCACGAACTGACAATACCGGGTCAAGCCACATTCCTGAATGATGtttacacagagctctacatcactGAGAGTGACAGTGGGAACGTTCGAATGGAACACGAGGTGAGGCAGATTGAAATGATATCCAGGACGCAAACCAGAGTAGAAATACCAATCAAATGCAATGACATCTTCAAGCCAATACATGGACACGGCAAACCTATTAGGAGCGTCCTGACAAAGGGAGTTGCTGGCATTGGAAAAACAGTGTCTGTACAGAAATTTGTcttggactgggctgaaggtaAAGCGAATCAAGACATTGGGTTCATTTATCCACTTGCATTCCGTGAACTTAACCTGATGAAGGGAGAAAGGTTCAGTCTAATCAAGCTTCTTCAGTGTTTTACCATGGGTACTCTTGAAGCAACAGATCCTCAGAGTCGCAAAGTTCTGTTCGTCCTCGACGGACTGGACGAATGTCGCTTTCCTTTAGACTTTCAGAACAACCGGAGAGTGTCTGATGCAGCAGAACATGTGTCTCTCGATGTCCTACTGACCAACCTCATCAATGGAAACCTGCTTCCTGATGCTCTCCTCTGGATCACTTCTCGTCCAGCAGCAGCTAATCAGATCCCTCCACAGTGCATTGACCTGGTGAGTGAGGTACGAGGATTTAATGACCCCCAGAAGGAGGAGTATCTCAGGAAGAGAATAAGCGACAAGAAACTGGCTAGCAGAATCATTGCACACATCAAGTCCTCAAGGAGCCTCTTCATTATGTGCCACATTCCTGTCTTCTGCTGGCTTTCCTCAGCTGTTTTAGAGAGAACCATCAGTTCGTTAGATGGCGAGGAAGTTCCCAAGACACTGACTCAGATGTACATACATTTCCTTCTTATCCAAACCAGAACTAAAAACCACAGGTACTCCGACAGAAACGAGGGTCCATCTGATGACGACATGATCGTCAAACTGGGCAAACTAGCTTTTCAGCAGCTGGAAAAGGGCAACCTGATATTTTACGAGGATGATCTCAGGACTTGCGGCATCGATGTCAAGGAGGCTGTGGTCTACTCAGGAGTGTGCTCACAGATCTTTAAAGAGGAATGTGCCTTGACTCAGAGTAAAGTGTACTGTTTTGTGCACCTCAGCATCCAGGAGTTTCTCGCTGCCGTATACGTGTTCCTCATGTGCAAATGCAAGAACTGGAACGTTCTTGACCAGACAAGTTGCACTACAACAGATGCTACCCAGGCACTGATTGATATGCACAGGAATGCCATTGATAGAGCCTTAAAGAGTGAAAACGGGCACTTGGATCTCTTTCTCCGCTTCCTTTTAGGCCTTTCTCTGGAGTCCAACCAGACCCTCCTGCACAGTTTGCTGCCACAGGTTGGACCCAGCCTTCAAAACACAGAAGCGACGGTTGAATACATCAAGATGAAAATAGAGGAGAACTCCTCAACGGAGAAGTCTGTCAATCTCTTCTATTGTCTGAATGAGCTTAATGAGCTCTCTATAGTGAAGGAGGTCCAACGCTACTTGAGCTCAGAGAGTTCCTCTAAACTTTCCCTTGCACAGTGGTCTGCCCTCGTCTTCGTACTGCTGACGTCTGAGACAAAACTTGATGTATTTGACCTCAAGAAGTATATCAGGTCAGATGAAGGTCTCGTGAGGCTGATGTTGGTGGTCAAAGCTTCAGAAATTGCTCT GCTCGATAACTGTGGACTTACTGAGAGATGCTGTAAAGCATTGGGCTCTGCGCTCAGCCTTGATTCCTCCAACCTGCGAGAGCTGAATTTAAGTGGTAACTCTATTGGAGACACAGGGCTGAGGCTTCTTACGGAAGGACTGGGAAATGtcaaaagtaaattaaagaaaCTAAG CCTTTCATATTGTAGAATCACACCACAGGGCTGCTTCACTATGGCCTCACAGCTTCTTCCCAGACTTCCACACCTAAAAGTACTGGACCTGAGTGAGAACAGCTTGAGGCAGACAGGAATTCAATCACTGGCTACTCATCTAAAGAATCCCGAGTGCAAGCTTGAGACACTAAG ACTGAAGGACTGCAGAGTTACTCCAGAAGGAAGTAGAGCACTAGCCTCAGCTCTGATCTTGAATCCGTCACACCTGAAAGAGCTCGACCTCCACTGGAACAATCCAGGAGACGACCCAGGAGTGGAGCAGCTGGCGGCTGTCATGAGGGATCCGCTCTCCAAGCTTGAAGTCTTATG GTTAAGTTATGGCCTGCTCACCGAGAAAACCTGCGAGGCTCTCGCTTCTGTTCTCAGTTGCAGCGCCGCTCATCTCAAAGCAGTGGACCTGAGCGGAAACTCAATCCAGGACACTGGAGTggagctgctctctgctggccTGAGAAGcccacactgtaaactggagatactgag GTTGGCATTTTGTGACATCACAGAAGGAGGAGCTACAGCTTTGGCTTCTGCTCTTACTGCAAATCCTATAACACTCAAAGAGCTGGACCTGAGCGAGAACCCTGTTGGAGACTGTGGCCTGAAAGCACTCTCAAATGTAATAAGGGATTTTAACTGCAGATTACATACACTCAG GCTTAGACAGAGCGGAGTCACAGAAGATGGCTGTGCTGCTCTTGCTTCAGCTCTGAGCTCGAATCCCTCCTGTCTGCGAGAGCTGAACCTGGGAAACAACAAACTAACCGAAGCCGCGATAAAAAGTCTTTGCGATGTGCTGGACAATGGAATTTTCCAATTAGA ACTGAACGAGTGTTGCTTAACTGAGAGCTGCTGCGGTTCACTGGCGTCTGTTCTCCTGAAAGAATGCTCAAGCCTAAAAGTATTGAACCTGGGAGGAAATAATCTGCaggactcaggagtgaagactCTTTGTGGCGGACTAGGAAGTCCAAACTGCAAACTGGAGATGTTGAG GCTCTTTAACTGTGGAGTCTCTGAGAAAGGCTGTGAATTTTTAGCATCAGTTCTGAGTGGAAAGCACTCAGTCTTGAAAGAACTGGACCTTAGCGGAAATAACCTTAAAGACACAGATACAAAGCTGCTAAACGTCTTAATCGAAGATCCAAGCAACAAGCTAGATCAACTCAA